A genomic region of Chlorobaculum parvum NCIB 8327 contains the following coding sequences:
- a CDS encoding sll1863 family stress response protein codes for MNTKDAYKQKAEAELEIAHARVAEFKAKAKNFTADTRIKYAKHLDELEHGVETAKARLKELGEAGEDGWEKLKDGVEKAMNGLRKAIHDVAEKFKD; via the coding sequence ATGAACACGAAAGATGCCTACAAACAAAAGGCTGAAGCAGAACTGGAGATCGCGCACGCCAGAGTCGCTGAATTCAAGGCCAAAGCGAAGAATTTTACTGCCGATACTCGTATCAAATATGCCAAACATCTCGACGAGCTTGAGCATGGTGTTGAAACGGCAAAGGCCAGGTTGAAGGAATTGGGCGAGGCGGGAGAGGATGGTTGGGAAAAATTGAAGGATGGCGTTGAAAAGGCAATGAATGGATTACGCAAAGCCATTCATGATGTTGCGGAAAAGTTTAAGGATTGA
- a CDS encoding B12-binding domain-containing radical SAM protein, whose product MNVLLIYPEFPDTFWSFKHALKFVGKKAALPPLGLLTIASMLPEQWGRKLLDLNVSPLKAKDLLWADMVFISAMAVQQKSAKEVIERCHNVGIKLVAGGPLFTAGYEQYPDVDHFVLNEAELTFPPFLEDMKQGLPDRIYTTDKFADITSTPAPEWQLLDMEKYASMAIQFSRGCPYQCDFCNITALLGHKIRTKTSAQIIRELDALRKLGWKGTVFFVDDNFIANKSYLKKELLPQLIAWRKANSLTNQYYTECSINLADDPELMDLMVQAGFNQVFIGIETPDDSALKACGKQHNTSRNLLDNIRLIQHAGLEVMGGFIVGFDSDTPSIFSKQIEFIQQSGIVTAMVGILQALPGTKLYERMKLEGRLLNNSSGDNADGNTNIIPKMDSELLRKGYMKMMLYLYAPKNYYQRIRTLIKEYKVPEIKNRIRISQFMAFVRSVVLLGVVGKERVQYWSMLIWTIVHHRRALPLAITLAIYGNHFRKVSQLYIRKEDSLVNPV is encoded by the coding sequence ATGAACGTTCTGCTCATCTATCCTGAATTTCCAGATACGTTCTGGAGCTTTAAGCATGCGCTGAAATTTGTCGGCAAGAAAGCTGCTTTACCACCTCTTGGATTGCTAACCATAGCGTCGATGCTTCCTGAACAGTGGGGCCGAAAGCTTCTTGATCTCAATGTAAGTCCGCTTAAAGCAAAAGATCTTTTATGGGCTGATATGGTTTTTATCAGCGCAATGGCTGTTCAGCAGAAGTCTGCAAAGGAAGTGATTGAGCGATGCCATAATGTCGGCATAAAACTGGTTGCTGGTGGCCCATTGTTTACTGCCGGGTATGAACAATATCCGGATGTCGATCATTTCGTGTTAAATGAGGCAGAACTGACCTTTCCTCCTTTCCTTGAAGATATGAAACAAGGGTTGCCTGACAGAATCTATACCACGGATAAGTTTGCTGATATAACGAGCACACCGGCACCAGAGTGGCAACTGCTTGACATGGAAAAATATGCATCTATGGCCATACAGTTTTCAAGAGGATGTCCTTACCAGTGTGATTTTTGTAATATCACCGCCCTCCTGGGCCATAAAATACGCACCAAAACAAGCGCTCAAATTATCAGAGAGCTTGACGCTCTTCGTAAGCTTGGATGGAAAGGTACTGTTTTTTTTGTTGACGATAATTTCATTGCCAATAAATCGTATCTGAAAAAAGAGCTGCTTCCGCAACTGATCGCCTGGCGAAAGGCGAACTCACTGACAAATCAGTACTATACCGAATGTTCCATAAATCTGGCTGATGATCCGGAACTCATGGATCTCATGGTGCAGGCAGGCTTTAACCAGGTCTTTATTGGCATTGAAACACCTGATGATTCTGCCTTGAAGGCGTGTGGAAAACAGCACAATACTTCGAGAAATCTTCTTGACAACATCAGGCTGATTCAGCATGCCGGTCTGGAGGTCATGGGTGGGTTTATCGTCGGTTTTGACAGCGATACCCCTTCGATTTTTTCAAAACAAATCGAATTTATTCAGCAAAGCGGTATTGTGACTGCCATGGTAGGTATTCTGCAGGCATTGCCAGGTACGAAATTGTATGAACGGATGAAGCTCGAAGGCCGGCTGTTGAACAATTCAAGCGGCGACAATGCTGATGGCAATACCAATATCATACCCAAAATGGATTCCGAGCTTCTGCGAAAAGGCTATATGAAGATGATGCTCTATCTCTATGCGCCAAAGAACTACTACCAACGCATACGGACATTGATTAAGGAATACAAGGTACCGGAAATAAAAAACCGTATCAGGATATCCCAGTTTATGGCTTTTGTGCGTTCGGTAGTACTGCTTGGTGTTGTTGGAAAGGAGCGCGTTCAGTACTGGAGTATGTTGATCTGGACCATTGTACATCACCGCCGTGCACTGCCTCTTGCAATAACGCTGGCTATTTACGGTAATCATTTTCGCAAAGTTTCGCAGTTGTATATCAGGAAGGAAGATTCGCTGGTGAATCCGGTTTGA
- a CDS encoding YXWGXW repeat-containing protein, giving the protein MRKSICLATASVVMAFVSFTANANNAQAMSNRRGGPSIVISSHPDFIYLTDQGFSISVGSPYDIISYDNLYYLYQDGGWYRSPDYRGPWVYIKESRLPDRIRRHRIEDIRRYRDVEYRRHDNRNNMDQRRNDNRNNMDQRRDDNRR; this is encoded by the coding sequence ATGAGAAAAAGTATTTGTCTTGCAACAGCAAGCGTCGTGATGGCATTCGTAAGTTTTACTGCAAATGCCAACAATGCACAGGCTATGTCGAACAGGAGAGGAGGTCCCTCCATTGTGATCAGTTCACACCCTGATTTTATCTACCTGACCGATCAGGGATTTTCAATATCTGTAGGCAGCCCCTATGATATTATCAGCTACGACAACCTGTATTACCTCTACCAGGATGGCGGCTGGTACAGATCACCTGATTACCGGGGGCCATGGGTATATATCAAGGAGAGCAGGTTGCCAGACCGGATAAGACGTCATCGCATCGAGGATATACGCAGATACCGCGACGTCGAGTACAGGAGACACGACAACCGGAATAACATGGATCAGCGACGCAACGATAACCGGAATAATATGGATCAGCGACGCGACGACAACCGGAGGTAG